The following are encoded together in the Actinoplanes sp. N902-109 genome:
- a CDS encoding family 43 glycosylhydrolase, whose translation MNGGMGFLGAVAGSLLTLTSMIAPIPGYETAPAGNPFVDGWYADPDVAVYGGRFWVYPTSSRPYDEQTYLDAFSSDDLVHWTKHPNVLTTANVSWARRAVWAPAPVQRNGKYYLYFGANDIQSNAELGGIGVAVADRPEGPYTDALGKPLIGQFVNGAQPIDQDVFVDDDGQAYMYYGGWGHANVVKLNSDMTSLGTFDDGSTYKEITPANYTEGSQMVKRGGRYYLMWSEGGWTGPDYSVSYAIADRPTGPFTEAGKVLTQDAAVAKGSGHNAVLNVPGTDDWYIFYHRRPLSETDANHRQLAFDRMRFAGDGAIQPVTMGVQDNFADGNAVGWKTYGSTWSAAGGSYRASATAGGKSLLDTNFGNATYAADVTVESGNGDAGVVFRATQPAVGTDAYRGYYAGLSTTGKVVLGKAANNWTQLAAAPLTVQRGTRYHLSVEAIGSTITVSVDGTVRLTVTDSTYASGANGVRVFTTAAAFDNVAVTRR comes from the coding sequence ATGAATGGGGGCATGGGTTTCCTGGGCGCGGTTGCGGGTTCGCTGCTGACCTTGACGTCGATGATTGCCCCGATTCCCGGGTACGAGACCGCGCCGGCCGGGAACCCGTTTGTCGACGGGTGGTACGCCGACCCGGACGTAGCCGTTTACGGCGGTCGGTTCTGGGTGTATCCGACGTCGTCCCGCCCGTACGACGAACAGACGTATCTTGATGCTTTCTCGTCGGACGACCTCGTGCACTGGACCAAGCATCCGAATGTGCTGACGACCGCGAATGTGTCGTGGGCCCGCCGCGCGGTGTGGGCGCCGGCCCCGGTGCAGCGCAACGGCAAGTACTACCTGTATTTCGGGGCGAACGACATCCAGAGCAACGCCGAACTCGGTGGCATCGGGGTCGCGGTTGCCGACCGGCCCGAGGGGCCCTACACCGACGCCCTGGGCAAGCCGTTGATCGGACAGTTCGTCAACGGCGCCCAGCCGATCGACCAGGATGTGTTCGTCGACGACGACGGCCAAGCGTACATGTATTACGGCGGCTGGGGGCACGCCAATGTCGTCAAGCTGAACAGCGACATGACCAGCCTCGGCACCTTCGACGACGGCTCGACGTACAAGGAGATCACGCCGGCCAACTACACCGAGGGCTCGCAGATGGTCAAACGCGGCGGCAGGTATTACCTGATGTGGTCCGAGGGCGGCTGGACCGGGCCCGACTACTCGGTGTCGTACGCGATCGCCGACCGCCCCACCGGGCCCTTCACCGAGGCCGGCAAGGTCCTGACGCAGGACGCGGCGGTGGCCAAGGGATCGGGCCACAATGCGGTGCTGAATGTGCCCGGCACCGATGACTGGTACATCTTCTACCACCGGCGACCGCTCAGCGAGACCGACGCCAATCACCGGCAACTCGCCTTCGACCGGATGCGCTTCGCCGGCGACGGCGCGATCCAGCCCGTCACGATGGGCGTCCAGGACAATTTCGCCGACGGCAACGCGGTCGGCTGGAAGACGTACGGATCCACGTGGTCGGCTGCCGGGGGTTCGTACCGGGCGAGCGCCACCGCGGGCGGCAAATCCTTGCTGGACACCAACTTCGGCAATGCGACGTACGCTGCGGACGTCACGGTCGAAAGCGGGAACGGCGACGCGGGCGTGGTTTTCCGGGCCACCCAGCCCGCGGTCGGCACCGACGCCTACCGGGGTTACTACGCGGGCCTGAGCACCACCGGAAAAGTCGTTCTCGGCAAGGCGGCCAACAATTGGACGCAGCTCGCCGCCGCACCGCTGACCGTGCAGCGCGGCACCCGTTATCACCTGAGCGTCGAGGCGATCGGGTCGACGATCACGGTCTCCGTCGACGGCACCGTGCGGCTGACCGTCACCGACAGCACGTACGCCAGCGGTGCGAACGGTGTCCGCGTCTTCACCACCGCGGCCGCCTTCGACAACGTCGCGGTGACCCGCCGCTAA
- the mycP gene encoding type VII secretion-associated serine protease mycosin, translated as MTAAARAFRVVMALVAATVAVAWTAAPAAADSVRDKQWHLDALDIGKAHRITRGAGVTVALIDTGVAAEHRDLAASVRPGIDLLPRPLGDGRQDIAGHGTQMAGVIAGRGHGSGDGVLGIAPQADILPIRAPTNATTTHDYMTRAVAFAREQGADVINMSFGGSDDAILHDAIRSAQAADIVLVASSGNIGGRGGDFPGGYPEVLTVGALDRDGAIADFSVTGPQVDLTAPGVDIVTTGISGSTYYRGSGTSEACAIVSGAAALVRARFPDLSAAEVVHRLTATATDAGPRGRDDSYGYGRLDLVQALTAEVPAVATAPDQPSDAPAAAAPQQRALPERVSPLVVTGIAAAGVLVVGGVLVAVLLRRRS; from the coding sequence ATGACCGCCGCAGCGCGAGCTTTCCGCGTCGTGATGGCCCTGGTGGCGGCCACCGTCGCTGTTGCGTGGACCGCCGCACCTGCGGCTGCCGACAGCGTCCGGGACAAGCAGTGGCATCTCGACGCCCTCGACATCGGCAAGGCACATCGCATCACCCGGGGAGCGGGTGTCACTGTCGCCCTCATCGACACCGGCGTAGCCGCAGAACACCGCGACCTGGCGGCATCGGTGCGGCCCGGCATCGACCTGCTCCCCCGTCCGCTCGGCGACGGCCGCCAGGACATCGCCGGCCACGGCACCCAGATGGCCGGCGTCATCGCAGGCCGTGGACATGGCAGTGGCGACGGCGTGCTCGGCATCGCGCCGCAGGCGGACATCCTGCCGATCCGCGCACCCACCAACGCCACCACGACCCACGATTACATGACCAGGGCCGTGGCGTTCGCACGGGAGCAGGGCGCCGACGTCATCAACATGTCCTTCGGCGGCAGCGACGACGCGATCCTGCACGACGCGATCCGCAGCGCCCAGGCGGCGGACATCGTGCTGGTCGCTTCGTCGGGCAACATCGGCGGCCGGGGCGGCGACTTCCCCGGCGGCTACCCCGAGGTGCTGACGGTCGGCGCACTCGACCGGGACGGCGCGATCGCGGACTTCTCCGTCACCGGCCCGCAGGTGGACCTGACGGCGCCCGGCGTGGACATCGTGACCACGGGCATCAGCGGATCGACCTACTACCGCGGCAGTGGGACCAGCGAGGCCTGTGCCATTGTCAGCGGAGCTGCCGCCCTGGTCCGGGCCAGGTTCCCCGACCTTTCCGCGGCCGAGGTCGTGCATCGGCTGACCGCGACCGCCACCGATGCCGGACCGCGCGGACGGGATGACTCGTACGGATATGGCCGCCTCGATCTGGTGCAAGCGCTCACCGCTGAGGTGCCCGCCGTGGCAACCGCGCCGGACCAGCCGAGCGACGCGCCCGCCGCGGCGGCACCGCAGCAGCGTGCCCTGCCCGAGCGGGTTTCCCCGCTGGTCGTGACCGGGATTGCGGCTGCTGGTGTGCTTGTCGTGGGTGGGGTGCTGGTCGCGGTGCTGCTGCGGCGCCGGTCTTGA
- a CDS encoding HPF/RaiA family ribosome-associated protein — translation MSVAADPATVEQCLRSGGGFSQGDLNWIAEQFVTLDARLAAFPAETTALEISVKDRAARGQKVTLECFIAGRQTIVTTSTEEDLHAALNDVRDDLRRKLDDSKTRQEPRHNRHLRSNLTDLDQEAPTQA, via the coding sequence ATGAGTGTCGCGGCTGATCCGGCCACCGTTGAGCAGTGCCTGCGCAGCGGGGGCGGATTTTCGCAGGGCGATCTGAACTGGATCGCCGAGCAGTTCGTCACGTTGGACGCGCGGCTGGCGGCGTTTCCCGCGGAGACCACCGCCCTGGAGATCTCGGTCAAGGACCGGGCGGCCAGGGGGCAGAAGGTCACGCTGGAGTGTTTCATCGCCGGCCGGCAGACGATCGTGACGACGTCGACCGAGGAGGATCTGCACGCCGCCCTCAACGACGTACGTGATGATCTGCGGCGCAAGCTGGATGACTCCAAGACCCGGCAGGAACCGCGGCACAACCGTCACCTGCGGTCCAACCTGACCGATCTTGACCAGGAGGCGCCGACCCAGGCGTGA
- a CDS encoding flavoprotein translates to MSDPAVPIRTARPADLRIVVCGAGPAVRTPELVREAVARGWTVDVTATAAALSMIDAAGIGALSGRPVRTTYGYGPDGARVSPAADALIVAPATFNTINKLALGIADTYPLSSVAEVIGRGVPTVIVPAVNAPLSARRPYREAVEALQAEGVRFAADGTAALAGLRLP, encoded by the coding sequence ATGAGCGATCCCGCCGTCCCGATCCGCACCGCCCGGCCCGCTGATTTGCGCATCGTGGTGTGCGGCGCGGGTCCGGCGGTGCGGACGCCCGAGTTGGTGCGGGAGGCCGTGGCCCGGGGCTGGACCGTCGACGTCACCGCCACGGCGGCGGCGCTGAGCATGATCGATGCTGCCGGGATCGGCGCGCTGAGCGGTCGGCCGGTCCGCACCACGTACGGGTACGGGCCCGATGGCGCGCGGGTGTCGCCGGCCGCGGACGCGCTGATCGTGGCGCCCGCGACGTTCAACACGATCAACAAGCTGGCGCTCGGGATCGCCGACACGTACCCGCTCAGTTCGGTTGCCGAGGTCATTGGGCGCGGGGTGCCGACGGTGATCGTGCCCGCGGTCAATGCGCCGCTGTCCGCGCGCCGGCCGTACCGGGAAGCGGTCGAGGCGTTGCAGGCGGAGGGCGTGCGGTTCGCGGCCGACGGCACCGCTGCGCTGGCCGGGCTGAGGCTGCCGTAA
- a CDS encoding TrmH family RNA methyltransferase encodes MPRTPRISTRNASFQQWQALLGNRTKRQQRGEFLVQGVRPISLAVQHGWEIRTLLIADTHGMSRWARELTQSSDAPRALVAAELMAELGGKDEETPELLAVVGLPADDLTRIPVRPEQLVVVFDRPATPGNVGTLIRSADAFGAAAVIVTGHAADPYDPRAVRASTGSLFAVPVVRAPSHREVLEWVGALPVRMQLLGTDERGPADIADHDLTGPTLLAIGNETHGLSAAWREACDEMVRIPIVGAASSLNAAAAGTVALYEAARQRRRG; translated from the coding sequence GTGCCCAGAACGCCTCGGATCTCCACGCGCAACGCCAGTTTCCAGCAGTGGCAGGCGCTGCTCGGCAATCGGACCAAGCGCCAGCAGCGGGGTGAGTTCCTCGTGCAGGGTGTGCGGCCGATCTCGCTGGCCGTGCAGCACGGGTGGGAGATCCGCACGCTGCTGATCGCCGACACGCACGGGATGTCCCGGTGGGCGCGGGAGCTGACCCAGAGCTCCGACGCGCCGCGGGCGCTGGTGGCCGCCGAGTTGATGGCCGAGCTGGGTGGCAAGGACGAGGAGACCCCGGAGCTGCTCGCGGTGGTCGGTCTGCCCGCGGATGACCTCACCCGGATTCCGGTACGGCCGGAGCAGCTCGTCGTCGTGTTCGACCGCCCGGCCACGCCCGGGAACGTGGGCACCCTGATCCGGTCGGCGGACGCCTTCGGGGCGGCTGCGGTGATCGTCACCGGGCATGCCGCCGACCCGTACGACCCCCGGGCGGTGCGCGCCAGCACCGGTTCGTTGTTCGCCGTGCCGGTGGTGCGGGCGCCCAGCCATCGTGAGGTGCTGGAGTGGGTGGGTGCTCTGCCCGTACGGATGCAGCTCCTGGGAACCGACGAGCGGGGGCCGGCCGACATCGCCGACCACGACCTGACCGGCCCGACCCTGCTGGCGATCGGCAACGAGACGCACGGCCTGAGCGCGGCGTGGCGGGAGGCCTGCGACGAGATGGTCCGCATCCCGATCGTCGGGGCGGCCAGTTCGCTGAACGCGGCGGCGGCGGGCACGGTGGCGCTCTACGAGGCGGCCCGGCAGCGGCGGCGCGGATGA
- a CDS encoding SRPBCC family protein, which yields MIALTRQLTVAAPAGAVLEHLRDFGTSTAWDPAVRSATRLGSGPIMPGTMWRAESSILGVTTQLTYRLEVADGDRLVFAGRSEGATVTQIFTVRAVEGGTELTCHADVEVHGLAKLATPVLRLELAKLGDETATRLTAVLNRLVHQAFS from the coding sequence GTGATCGCGTTGACGAGGCAGTTGACCGTCGCTGCCCCCGCCGGGGCCGTCCTGGAGCACCTGCGCGACTTCGGCACCAGCACCGCCTGGGACCCGGCCGTCCGCAGCGCCACCCGGCTGGGCAGCGGCCCGATCATGCCCGGCACGATGTGGCGCGCCGAGTCCAGCATCCTCGGCGTGACCACCCAGCTGACCTACCGGCTGGAGGTCGCGGACGGCGACCGCCTGGTCTTCGCCGGCCGCAGCGAGGGTGCCACCGTCACCCAGATCTTCACCGTCCGCGCGGTCGAGGGCGGCACCGAGCTCACCTGTCACGCCGATGTGGAGGTGCACGGGCTGGCCAAGCTCGCCACCCCGGTGCTGCGCCTGGAACTGGCGAAGCTCGGCGACGAGACCGCCACCCGGCTCACCGCGGTGCTCAACCGCCTCGTTCACCAAGCGTTCAGCTGA
- a CDS encoding DUF2283 domain-containing protein, whose product MRMTLDPAADAAYVELAGAEHRSVENITVDRPDGMIVLDFDADGHLLGVELLGAQVLLPPDALADADRL is encoded by the coding sequence ATGCGGATGACCCTGGACCCGGCGGCCGACGCGGCATATGTCGAGCTCGCCGGTGCCGAGCACCGGTCGGTCGAGAACATCACGGTGGACCGTCCGGACGGCATGATCGTGCTGGACTTCGACGCCGACGGGCACCTGCTGGGCGTGGAGCTGCTCGGGGCCCAGGTGTTGCTACCGCCGGACGCCCTGGCCGACGCGGATCGCCTCTGA
- a CDS encoding methyl-accepting chemotaxis protein produces the protein MRPPLLLRPVLAAADRMRTSLRLGTLVLVLMVPGAVATTGYVREMHTKISFSASERDGLEVVRPALTALAGTVSGGAPDLAAVRAAVARHPELHLNPGDLTSATGLAALVTDAGNNSNLILDPDLDSFYVMDAQIVQLPKALVAVAENPTSVADRAVRAGTLSAAAEALTYDMTTAVANTAAPGLASHLSPVHQAAAALTADPVDVKALGVAIDPLVTGLDGLLATRLAGFQRERMVVLVVTFAAFLLAAWFAAAVLWRTRHDVELTVRGVTAIADNDLAERPLPAGRDELGDIGRALGTARSRMRAQEADLAEAQQQREHQLRASFQHQRQSERGLRSRARTIIDESAGAIAAELRQVTEQVAEVQAASATIDHSISTTDAATATTVEYARRADDVIASLEQSLRRVAATASLVNGIAGQTRLLALNATIEAARAGELGRGFTVVADEVKELATSTADSTDQISATIAELTRDTAQVSETIAAMVSGIGSVGAAASSLRAVAAGQSELVERLTARMGETIEQVERMSGLTGQLERRHEERVAATSSVELFVPGAVLPVPATLLDVSPSGLRVTLDPAARLQPGDVVQVEGPFSVRARVEHRDGDQTGMSLILDDPATAQRIQDYVEALTQGA, from the coding sequence ATGCGTCCACCGCTGCTGCTGCGGCCGGTACTCGCCGCCGCCGATCGGATGCGGACCAGCCTGCGGCTGGGCACGCTGGTGCTGGTGCTGATGGTGCCGGGCGCGGTCGCGACCACCGGGTACGTCCGCGAGATGCACACCAAGATCAGTTTCAGCGCGAGCGAGCGGGACGGTCTGGAGGTGGTCCGCCCGGCGCTGACCGCCCTGGCCGGCACCGTCTCCGGCGGCGCACCGGACCTGGCCGCGGTGCGTGCCGCGGTGGCCCGGCACCCCGAGCTGCACCTGAACCCCGGCGACCTGACCTCCGCCACGGGGCTGGCCGCGCTGGTCACCGATGCCGGCAACAACTCCAACCTGATCCTCGACCCGGATCTGGACTCCTTCTACGTGATGGACGCCCAGATCGTGCAGCTGCCGAAGGCCCTGGTCGCGGTTGCGGAGAATCCGACGTCCGTCGCGGACCGGGCGGTGCGGGCGGGCACGCTGTCCGCGGCGGCCGAGGCCCTCACCTACGACATGACCACCGCGGTCGCCAACACCGCGGCGCCGGGTCTCGCGTCGCACCTCAGCCCGGTGCACCAGGCCGCCGCGGCGCTGACCGCCGACCCGGTCGACGTCAAGGCCCTCGGTGTCGCCATCGACCCGCTGGTCACCGGGCTCGACGGGCTGCTCGCCACCCGGTTGGCCGGCTTCCAGCGGGAGCGGATGGTGGTGCTGGTCGTGACGTTCGCCGCCTTCCTGCTCGCGGCCTGGTTCGCCGCCGCGGTGCTCTGGCGCACCCGGCACGACGTCGAGCTGACCGTCCGCGGTGTCACCGCCATCGCGGACAACGACCTCGCCGAGCGCCCGCTGCCCGCCGGCCGCGACGAGCTCGGTGACATCGGCCGCGCCCTCGGCACCGCGCGGTCCCGGATGCGGGCGCAGGAGGCCGACCTCGCCGAGGCGCAGCAGCAACGCGAGCACCAGCTGCGGGCCAGCTTCCAGCACCAGCGGCAGTCCGAGCGGGGGCTGCGCTCGCGCGCCCGCACCATCATCGACGAGTCGGCCGGGGCGATCGCGGCGGAACTGCGCCAGGTCACCGAGCAGGTCGCGGAGGTGCAGGCCGCCTCCGCCACCATCGACCACAGCATCTCCACCACCGACGCGGCGACCGCGACGACCGTCGAGTACGCCCGGCGCGCCGACGATGTCATCGCCTCGCTGGAGCAGAGCCTGCGCCGGGTGGCCGCAACCGCATCGCTGGTCAACGGCATCGCCGGGCAGACCCGGCTGCTGGCGCTCAACGCCACCATCGAGGCGGCCCGGGCCGGCGAGCTCGGCCGTGGTTTCACCGTGGTCGCCGACGAGGTCAAGGAGCTGGCCACCAGCACCGCCGACTCCACCGACCAGATCAGCGCGACCATCGCCGAGCTGACCCGCGACACCGCCCAGGTCTCCGAGACCATCGCCGCGATGGTGTCCGGCATCGGCAGCGTCGGGGCGGCTGCCTCGTCGCTGCGCGCGGTGGCCGCCGGGCAGAGCGAGCTGGTCGAGCGGCTGACCGCCCGGATGGGCGAAACCATCGAGCAGGTCGAACGGATGTCCGGGCTGACCGGTCAGCTGGAACGCCGGCACGAGGAGCGGGTGGCCGCCACCAGCTCGGTCGAGCTGTTCGTGCCCGGGGCGGTGCTGCCGGTGCCGGCCACGCTGCTCGACGTCAGCCCGAGCGGGCTACGGGTCACGCTGGACCCCGCCGCTCGGCTGCAGCCCGGCGATGTCGTGCAGGTCGAGGGGCCGTTCAGCGTGCGCGCCCGGGTCGAGCACCGCGACGGTGACCAGACCGGTATGAGCCTGATCCTCGACGACCCGGCGACCGCGCAGCGCATCCAGGACTACGTCGAGGCCCTCACGCAGGGGGCGTGA
- a CDS encoding NAD-binding protein, with amino-acid sequence MFDAIGARTQWVSETPGDASKLKLVANAWVAVTVNGVAQSIALARDLGLDPAQFLQAVSGQAVDAPYVQLKGKAMIEGDFAPSFALDGTLKDVGLIADAIRAAGTDATLIEAIADRLSAASGAGHGSDDMAAVVHAYGR; translated from the coding sequence GTGTTCGACGCGATCGGTGCGCGGACCCAGTGGGTGAGCGAGACGCCCGGCGACGCCAGCAAGCTCAAGCTCGTGGCCAACGCCTGGGTCGCTGTCACGGTCAACGGGGTCGCGCAGTCCATCGCGCTGGCCCGCGACCTGGGCCTCGACCCGGCCCAGTTCCTGCAGGCGGTGTCCGGGCAGGCTGTGGACGCGCCGTACGTGCAGCTCAAGGGCAAGGCCATGATCGAGGGTGACTTCGCGCCGTCGTTCGCGCTGGACGGCACGCTCAAGGATGTGGGGCTGATCGCCGACGCGATCCGGGCCGCCGGCACCGACGCCACGCTGATCGAGGCGATCGCCGACCGGCTGAGCGCCGCGTCCGGTGCGGGCCACGGCAGCGACGACATGGCCGCGGTCGTGCATGCCTACGGCCGCTGA
- the argS gene encoding arginine--tRNA ligase, with amino-acid sequence MNLEALLAARLRPVCAPADPAVRRSPHADYQSAAALVLARTLDRPARDVAADVVARADLAGLATAEVSGPGFVNLTVTGDALAAAVEEIAADDRLGVPPVTRKQTVLVDYSGPNAAKELTIGHLRSTVIGDAAVRLLEWLGHDVVRVNHLGDWGTSFGMIIEHLIGSGAAPREFGAAELSTAYRAARVAFDADPDFRDRARRRVVLLQTGDAPTRAWWRRLVAGSRRDFLVAYRRLGVTLTEGDFAGESSYQDQLADVVAELTAKGLLTSSDGALCAFPPGFTARDGGPLPLIVRKSDGGYGYATTDLAALRHRALDLRVDRLLYVVGAPQRTHFAMVFAVAEAAGWLTGGRRAEHVAFGSILGPDGRMFRSRSGEAVTLAAVLDEADARTSAPEVGVGALKYADLSSDRRGDYVFDWDRMLALTGNTGPYLQYAHARIRSLLDRAGGFTPGVTITEPAERELALALLAFEPVVTGVAESLEFHRLAGYLHDLAAAFSAFYERCPVLRAAPAVRDTRLTLCRATGRTLRQGLDLLGIATPDRL; translated from the coding sequence ATGAATCTCGAAGCTCTGCTCGCCGCCCGGCTGCGGCCGGTGTGCGCACCCGCCGATCCCGCGGTACGCCGGTCACCGCACGCCGACTACCAGTCCGCGGCGGCCCTCGTGCTGGCCCGCACGCTCGACCGGCCCGCCCGCGACGTCGCCGCCGACGTGGTGGCCCGGGCGGACCTGGCCGGGCTGGCCACCGCCGAGGTGTCCGGGCCCGGGTTCGTGAACCTGACCGTGACCGGGGACGCGCTCGCCGCCGCGGTCGAGGAGATCGCCGCCGACGACCGGCTCGGGGTACCCCCGGTGACCCGGAAGCAGACGGTGCTGGTCGACTACTCCGGGCCCAACGCGGCCAAGGAGCTGACGATCGGGCACCTGCGCTCCACCGTCATCGGCGACGCGGCGGTGCGGCTGCTGGAGTGGCTGGGCCACGACGTCGTGCGGGTCAACCACCTCGGCGACTGGGGCACCTCGTTCGGCATGATCATCGAGCATCTGATCGGCTCCGGGGCGGCCCCGCGCGAGTTCGGTGCGGCCGAGCTCAGCACCGCCTACCGCGCCGCGCGGGTGGCGTTCGACGCCGACCCGGACTTCCGGGACCGGGCCCGGCGGCGGGTGGTGCTGCTGCAGACCGGGGACGCGCCGACCCGGGCCTGGTGGCGGCGGCTCGTCGCCGGCTCCCGGCGCGACTTCCTGGTGGCGTACCGCAGGCTCGGGGTGACCCTCACCGAGGGTGACTTCGCAGGGGAGAGCAGCTATCAGGACCAGCTGGCCGACGTCGTGGCCGAGCTGACTGCCAAAGGTCTGCTGACCAGCAGTGACGGCGCGCTGTGTGCGTTCCCGCCCGGCTTCACCGCCCGCGACGGCGGTCCGCTCCCGCTGATCGTCCGCAAGAGCGACGGCGGGTACGGGTACGCGACCACGGACCTGGCAGCCCTGCGGCACCGGGCCCTCGACCTGCGCGTGGACCGGCTGCTCTACGTCGTCGGGGCACCACAGCGGACCCACTTCGCCATGGTGTTCGCGGTCGCCGAGGCAGCCGGCTGGCTCACCGGCGGCAGGCGCGCCGAGCATGTGGCGTTCGGCTCGATCCTGGGTCCCGACGGCCGGATGTTCCGGAGCCGCTCCGGCGAGGCGGTGACGCTGGCCGCGGTGCTCGACGAGGCCGACGCGCGCACCTCGGCACCCGAGGTGGGGGTGGGCGCGCTCAAGTACGCCGACCTGAGCAGCGACCGGCGCGGCGACTACGTGTTCGACTGGGACCGGATGCTCGCCCTGACCGGCAACACCGGGCCCTACCTGCAGTACGCCCACGCCCGGATCCGCTCGCTGCTGGACCGGGCCGGCGGGTTCACCCCGGGCGTGACGATCACCGAGCCGGCCGAACGGGAGCTGGCGCTGGCCCTGCTCGCGTTCGAACCGGTGGTCACCGGGGTGGCCGAGTCGCTCGAGTTCCACCGGCTGGCCGGTTACCTGCATGACCTGGCCGCCGCGTTCAGTGC